The Porphyrobacter sp. HT-58-2 genome segment CGGTGGCGGGACGAAGTGCTGGCGCTGGTCGCATCCTATGTCAGCGGGCCGGTGCTGCTGGCGGGTTCCTCGATGGGCGGGTGGCTCATGCTGCTGGTGGCCGAGCATCTGAAGCACCGTCTCGCCGGGCTGATCGGCATTGCCCCCGCGCCCGATTTCACCCGCTGGGGTTACAGCGAGGAACAACGCGCGGCGCTCGCGGCGGGCGAAACGATCTACGAGCCGAACCCTTATGGCCCCGATCCCACGCCCACCCATGCAAAGTTCTTCGCCGACGCCGAATGCCATCTCCGGCTGGAGCGGGGAATCGACCTCGCCTGTCCAGTGCGCCTGCTGCACGGCAAGCAGGATGCCGATGTGCCGTGGGAGATCAGCCTGAAGCTGAAGGCGGCGCTCGGGTCGGCTGATGTTCAGGTGACGCTGGTAGAAGACGGGGACCATCGCCTGTCGCGTGACAGCGACATCACTCTGCTCAAGGCCATCGTGGCCGAATTCTACGGATAGGCTGCCGTTTGTCTCTGCTCCTCGCGCTGCTCCTGCAAGTCGGCCCCAACCCGCTCGCCGGGGGGATGCCCGATGATGATCTGATGCGCGACCGCCCGGCGCGCGCACGGGGTGAACTCAACGCCACCACCGCCTGGTTCGACAGCTGTTTCGACCAGATTGCGCAAGACCCGGCACGGGCGCATACTATGGCCCAGATCCGCCGCAGCGAGACGAAGGGTGTTGACCGGGTGCTGGCCAACCACTGTCTCGGCACGGCAGCAAGCGCGCTGGGCTTGTGGGAGGATGCCCGCAGCGCCTTCATTGCTGCGCGTGAGGAAACCCCGGCGGGCGAGGCGCGCACCCGCGCACGCTATGCCGCGATGGCGGGCAATGCAGCGCTGGCGGGGGGTGATGCCGAAGGTGCGCTCGCATGGCTGACCCGCGCCGAGACCGATGCCCGCGCTGCCGATGCCGCAACGCTGGAAGCCATTGCCGCCACTGATCGTGCGCGCGCTCTGGTGGCATTGGGCCGGGGCGATGAGGCACTGGCCGCGCTGGAAGCGGCCACCACCCGCGCCCCCGAACGCGCTGAGGGTTGGCTGCTCACGGCTACCCTCCTGCGCCGCATGGAACGCCTTTCCGAGGCGCAGGCCGCGATCGAACGCGCGGTGCTGCTTACCCCCACAAACCCCGATATCGGGCTGGAGGCTGGGGTGATCGCAGTGCTGGACGGGCGTGAGGATGCGGCCCGGGAAAGCTGGCAATCGGTAATCGAGCTTGACCCGAAAGGCCCCGCTGCTGCCACCGCCAGAGACTATCTTGCGCAGCTTGCCTCGACACAGGACATTGCCCCCGTCGCACAGGCCGAGGAGGAGGGAGCCCAGCCATGACCCGTTTTTCCGTGCTCGATCTGGTGCCGGTGCGCGAAGGCGGCACCCTGCCCGAAGCCTTCGCTGCCGCCACGGATCTTGCCCGCGCCGCGGAAGCTTTCGGATGTGACCGCTTCTGGGTCGCCGAACATCACGCGATGGACGGGATTGCGGGCGGGGCGACATCGGTGGTGCTCGCGCATATCGGCAACGCCACCAGCCGCATCCGCATCGGATCGGGCGGGATCATGTTGCCCAACCATACCCCGTTCCAGATCGCCGAGCAGTTCGGCACGCTGGACGCGCTGTTCCCCGGCCGGATTGACCTGGGGCTGGGCCGCGCGCCGGGGGCTGGCCCGGAGCTGCAACGCGCGCTGAGAAAGAACCTGCATCAGGCCGCCGAATATTTCCCGCAGGACGTGGTCGAACTGCGCGCCCTGCTGACCGGCGATATCGACCTGCCGATCCGCGCGACGCCGGGGCTGGGCGCGAAGGTGGAGCTGTGGATGCTCGGATCGAGCCTGTTCGGCGCGAGCCTCGCCGCAAAGCTCGGCCTGCCCTATGCCTTTGCGGCCCATTTCGCGCCTGATCACCTCGATGCGGCGCTCAGCGTCTACCGGCGCGATTTCCAGCCGTCCGAGGCGCTGGAAAAGCCGCATGTGATGGTGGCGATGAACGTGTTTGCCGCCGACACCGAAGCCGAGGCCCGCCTGATCGCATCGAGCCAGCAGCAGAGCTTTGTGCGGCTGAGGAGCGGCAATCCCGGCAAGCTGCCACCGCCGGTCGAAGGCTACACCGACACGCTCCCCGCAAGCGCGCAGGCGATGCTCGCCCATCTCGGGCAGGCCGCAGCGGTCGGCACGCCGGCACAGGTGCGTGCTGGGATCGAGGCTTTTGTCCGGCGCACCGGCGCGGACGAGATCATGCTGTGCGGCGCCACCCATGATCCAGCGGCGCGCATCCGCTCGCTAGAGCTGACGATGGACGCCTGCCAGAGCGTCCCGGCGAGCTGAGCCATCATCCCGCTTGCGCAGGGCAGGGGTAAAGGCGTATCGCGTCAGAACACGATAACAACAATCCGGCACAACAATATTACAGACCATCGGAGCCGGTACAGCAGGATGAGCAGGAGCCGAAAATGGGGTCCAAGACCGTCGCCGACGCGAAGCCGAAAACCGTGCAACCCGCGCTGATCAAGGCGCTGCGGCTTCACCTCGAAGCCTCGTTGCTGCCGGGCGAAGTCCCGCTCGAGAAGGCGGCGCTCGATGATGCCGCGGCCTGGTTGCTTGCTGCTGCCGAAACCCGAGCGCCGGGTGAACCGCTGGTGAAGCTCGAATCCGCGAATGGCGACAGGCGGCGCCTGAGGATCGCTGTCGTCAATGACGACCGGCCCTTTCTGGTCGATTCGGTAGCGGCGACGATTGCCGCGCGGGGGCTTGGCATCGACCTGCTGCTGCACCCGGTGATCACGGTCGCGCGTGATGCGGCCGGCAGGATTACGGGCTTGGGCAAGCCCGGTGCCAAAGAGGCTGGGGCGGGGCAGCGCGAATCGCTGATCTACGTCGAAACGCCGCGCGCCGATGCCCGCCAGCGGCGCGAGTTGATCGAGGCCTTGCGCGTCACCCTTGGCGATGTTCACGCAGCGGTCGGTGACTGGCCAGCGATGCAGGCGGCGATGGCCGAGGATGCGGCCCGGATCGCGGGCGAGGACGCTGAGGCGGCAACCTTGCTCGGCTGGCTCGGCGGTGGGATGCTGACTCAGATCGGCCACCTTGTGCGCAACCGCGATGGCAGCGCCGGGACGCGGCTCGGCATCTGCCGCGCGTCGAGCCCGGAACTGCTGGCCGAGGCGTCCTATGACAGGGCGTTCGAATGGTTTGATCGCAATGCCGCCGCCGGCACCCCGCGCGCGCTGCTGGCGATCAAGTCCAACATCGGATCGCGGGTGCATCGTGCCAGCCCGCTCGATCTGTTCATCGTGCCGGTGCGGGAAGGCGGCACGATCACGGCGCTGTCGATCCATGCCGGGCTGTGGACCAGCGCCGCGCTCAATGCTCGCCCTGGCGAAGTGCCAGTGCTGCGGGCTATGGTCGAACAGATGACTGCGCAGCTCGGCTTTGACCGGGCGGGCCACAACGGCAAGGCACTGGTCCATGCCTTCGCCTCGCTGCCGAATGACCTGCTCACCGCCTTCCCGCCCGCCCGGGTGAGCGAGCTGGTGACGGCCAAGATGGCGCTGATCGACCGTCCGCGCCCGCGGCTGGTGATGGTGCGTTCGACGCTGGAGCGGCACGTTTTCGCCTTCGTGTGGCTGCCGCGCGATCAGCTTTCGACGGATGTGCGCCTGCAGATTCAGGCCATGCTGCTGCAGGCGCCGGGCGCCGCGCTGCTTGATTGGAGCCTTGAGGTCGAAAGCTCCTCGCTGGCTTTGCTGCGCTTCTTGATCGACGTGCGCGCCTGTGCCGAACTGCCCGATGATGCCGCGATCGAGGCGCAGCTGGTCGATCTGCTGCGCGGCTGGAACGAGGCGGTTGCAGGCCAGCTTGCCGAAAGCGAGGATACAGGCCGCGCTGCCGCGCTGGCCGCGCGCTATGCCCCTGCCTTCCCGACCGGTTACCGCCTCGCCTATGGCGCGCCCGAAGCTGCCCGCGACATCGCCAAGCTGCGCACGCTCGCGCTGGCAGAGGGCGAGATTACCCGTGCGGTGCGCCTTTACCGGCTGGAGAGTGACGGGCCTGATACGCTGCGCCTGAAGGTCTATTGCCTCAAGGCCAAGCTGGCTCTGTCCGATGCGGTTCCGGCGCTGGAGAATTTCGGCTTCCGGGTCGCTGCCGAAGTGCCGACATTCCTGACCGATACCAGCCTAGGCTCGATCCATGATTTCATCCTTACCGTTCCTGCCGGGATGGAGGCGGGCGCGCTGCTGGAACGGGCGGCGCTGATCGAAGGTGCGCTGGCCGATGTGCTGAATGGCGCGGCCGAGGATGATCCCTTTAACCGCCTGATCCCCGCCGCAGGGCTGGAACCGCAGGCGGCGAACTGGCTGCGCGCGATCTATCGCTATCTGCGCCAGACCGGGCTGGCCTACACGATCTACACGGTGGTCGACGCGCTGGTGGCCGCGCCGCAGGTGACGCGGGCGATGATCGCCCTGTTCGCAGCGCGTCACGATCCTGCCTTCGCGGGCGACCGCGCCGAGGCTGCCGCCGCTGCCCAAGGGGCCTTCACCCGCGGGCTGGCGAAAGTCACCGCGATCAATGATGACCGCCTCTTGCGGCTTTACCGTGCGGTGCTGGATGCGGTGCTGCGCACCAATGCCTATGCCCCTGCTGCCGCCGAGGCACTGGCGTTCAAGATCGATTCGAGCCTCGTGCCGAACTTGCCCAAGCCGGTGCCGTGGCGCGAGATCTTCGTCTACAGCGCCCGTGTCGAGGGCATTCACCTGCGTTCGGGCGCAGTGGCGCGCGGTGGCCTCAGATGGTCAGATCGGCGTGACGATTTCCGCACCGAGATTCTCGGCCTGATGAAGGCGCAGCGGGTCAAGAACGCGGTGATCGTGCCGAGCGGGGCCAAGGGCGGGTTTTATCCCAAGCAGCTCCCCAGCCCCGCGCTCGACCGCGAAGGCTGGGCCGCCGAGGGCCGCGCGTCCTATGAAATCTTTATCCGCACGCTGCTGTCGGTGACCGACAACATCGTGGGTGGCAAGGTGATCCACCCCGAAGCGGTACAGGTGCTGGACGGGGAAGACCCCTATTTCGTGGTCGCTGCCGACAAAGGCACGGCAACCTTCTCGGACATTGCCAACGGCATCGCGCAGGCCTGCGATTTCTGGCTCGATGATGCCTTCGCCAGTGGTGGCTCGAATGGCTATGACCACAAGGCAATGGGCATTACCGCGCGCGGGGCATGGGTCAGCGTGCAGCGCCACTTCCGCGAGATGGGGATCGACGTGCAGTCGGATTCCATCACCGTCGCGGGCTGCGGCGACATGTCGGGCGACGTGTTCGGCAACGGGATGCTGCTGTCCAAGGCGATTAAGCTCGTCGCCGCCTTCGATCACCGCCATATCTTCATCGACCCCTCGCCCGATCCGGCGACCAGCTGGGCCGAACGCAAGCGGATGTTCGAACTCCCGCGTTCCAGCTGGGAGGACTATGACGCTTCGCTGATCTCCAAGGGCGGGGGCGTGTTCCCGCGCTCGGCCAAGGTGATCAAGCTGTCGAAGCAGGCGCGCGAGGCGCTTGGCATTGACGTCAAGGAGATCGAGCCCGAAGCGCTGATCACCGCGATCCTCAAGGCCCCCGTTGACCTG includes the following:
- a CDS encoding alpha/beta hydrolase, which translates into the protein MTGIMHHTLYDGRRIAFRYTHGIGPCLVFLPGYMSDMSGGKATALFAEAQQNGRACLLLDYSGCGQSDGDFAEGMLSRWRDEVLALVASYVSGPVLLAGSSMGGWLMLLVAEHLKHRLAGLIGIAPAPDFTRWGYSEEQRAALAAGETIYEPNPYGPDPTPTHAKFFADAECHLRLERGIDLACPVRLLHGKQDADVPWEISLKLKAALGSADVQVTLVEDGDHRLSRDSDITLLKAIVAEFYG
- a CDS encoding tetratricopeptide repeat protein — its product is MSLLLALLLQVGPNPLAGGMPDDDLMRDRPARARGELNATTAWFDSCFDQIAQDPARAHTMAQIRRSETKGVDRVLANHCLGTAASALGLWEDARSAFIAAREETPAGEARTRARYAAMAGNAALAGGDAEGALAWLTRAETDARAADAATLEAIAATDRARALVALGRGDEALAALEAATTRAPERAEGWLLTATLLRRMERLSEAQAAIERAVLLTPTNPDIGLEAGVIAVLDGREDAARESWQSVIELDPKGPAAATARDYLAQLASTQDIAPVAQAEEEGAQP
- a CDS encoding LLM class flavin-dependent oxidoreductase — encoded protein: MTRFSVLDLVPVREGGTLPEAFAAATDLARAAEAFGCDRFWVAEHHAMDGIAGGATSVVLAHIGNATSRIRIGSGGIMLPNHTPFQIAEQFGTLDALFPGRIDLGLGRAPGAGPELQRALRKNLHQAAEYFPQDVVELRALLTGDIDLPIRATPGLGAKVELWMLGSSLFGASLAAKLGLPYAFAAHFAPDHLDAALSVYRRDFQPSEALEKPHVMVAMNVFAADTEAEARLIASSQQQSFVRLRSGNPGKLPPPVEGYTDTLPASAQAMLAHLGQAAAVGTPAQVRAGIEAFVRRTGADEIMLCGATHDPAARIRSLELTMDACQSVPAS
- a CDS encoding NAD-glutamate dehydrogenase, which produces MGSKTVADAKPKTVQPALIKALRLHLEASLLPGEVPLEKAALDDAAAWLLAAAETRAPGEPLVKLESANGDRRRLRIAVVNDDRPFLVDSVAATIAARGLGIDLLLHPVITVARDAAGRITGLGKPGAKEAGAGQRESLIYVETPRADARQRRELIEALRVTLGDVHAAVGDWPAMQAAMAEDAARIAGEDAEAATLLGWLGGGMLTQIGHLVRNRDGSAGTRLGICRASSPELLAEASYDRAFEWFDRNAAAGTPRALLAIKSNIGSRVHRASPLDLFIVPVREGGTITALSIHAGLWTSAALNARPGEVPVLRAMVEQMTAQLGFDRAGHNGKALVHAFASLPNDLLTAFPPARVSELVTAKMALIDRPRPRLVMVRSTLERHVFAFVWLPRDQLSTDVRLQIQAMLLQAPGAALLDWSLEVESSSLALLRFLIDVRACAELPDDAAIEAQLVDLLRGWNEAVAGQLAESEDTGRAAALAARYAPAFPTGYRLAYGAPEAARDIAKLRTLALAEGEITRAVRLYRLESDGPDTLRLKVYCLKAKLALSDAVPALENFGFRVAAEVPTFLTDTSLGSIHDFILTVPAGMEAGALLERAALIEGALADVLNGAAEDDPFNRLIPAAGLEPQAANWLRAIYRYLRQTGLAYTIYTVVDALVAAPQVTRAMIALFAARHDPAFAGDRAEAAAAAQGAFTRGLAKVTAINDDRLLRLYRAVLDAVLRTNAYAPAAAEALAFKIDSSLVPNLPKPVPWREIFVYSARVEGIHLRSGAVARGGLRWSDRRDDFRTEILGLMKAQRVKNAVIVPSGAKGGFYPKQLPSPALDREGWAAEGRASYEIFIRTLLSVTDNIVGGKVIHPEAVQVLDGEDPYFVVAADKGTATFSDIANGIAQACDFWLDDAFASGGSNGYDHKAMGITARGAWVSVQRHFREMGIDVQSDSITVAGCGDMSGDVFGNGMLLSKAIKLVAAFDHRHIFIDPSPDPATSWAERKRMFELPRSSWEDYDASLISKGGGVFPRSAKVIKLSKQAREALGIDVKEIEPEALITAILKAPVDLMWFGGIGTYVKAPQENHIQVGDPANDGLRVDATEVRARVIGEGANLAVTQAGRIAFSLNGGRINTDFIDNSAGVDCSDNEVNIKIALATATASGKLSAKKRNTLLAAMTDEVAALVLEDNRLQALALSVAESGGPGATPAYVRLIERLEEVSDFDRRTEGLADGEALSRRAADGQGLTRPELAVLLSSAKLALQDAIEASDLPDDPVLEGMLLARFPAPMRKTYAEEIRSHRLRREMIATSLSNRIVNRLGMVHPFELAEEEGVGLAEVAGAFVVAERLFGLEPLWRELDTAELPEAARLALFDRLAAAAGNLMSDVLRTASGKVDTGVMIGELADGVAALVAGREELLTDEPRALSKALQAGFVDAGAPSALAARVANMFDFDGAVGLAQAALATGIDAKRLTHAFTDVGTLLGLDWAQGTAAHMSPSDVWERLLVSGLARDFQQMRIEFLRRLMRRKGGKEDPRGVVSEWAARNEGAVKQFRSMIARAQARPPVGAAMLAQIAGQARNLLER